One genomic segment of [Phormidium] sp. ETS-05 includes these proteins:
- a CDS encoding DUF3326 domain-containing protein, which produces MNQRPYTVVLLVPTGVGAAIGGYGGDAIPVARTIASVADRLITHPNVLNGAVLYWPIPNAFYVEGYGLDRFAAGSWGLRPVHRNRVGLLLDRGIESDLRLRQLQAADAARATLGLDIAAWTLTDAPLEVELRTSEMGASWGTIGNPDSLLRGASKLIREAKAEAIAVVARFPDDADSPQLQQYRYGGGTDPIAGAEAVISHLVVRTFHIPCAHSPALEPLPLDAKVSPRAAAEELGYTFLPSVLVGLSRAPQFITNSLGPGQPGDIWAEEVDAVVIPSNAAGGSALLSFSRLPAAQIIAVGDNQTQVPVSPEELGINVLRVNSYLEALGVLVAHRAGISPSALVPQIPSLPYL; this is translated from the coding sequence ATGAATCAGCGTCCCTATACGGTGGTGTTGCTGGTGCCCACGGGGGTGGGGGCGGCGATCGGCGGCTATGGCGGTGATGCCATTCCGGTGGCGAGGACGATCGCCTCGGTGGCGGACCGCCTGATTACTCACCCCAATGTCCTCAATGGGGCGGTACTTTATTGGCCGATACCGAACGCCTTTTATGTGGAAGGTTACGGTTTGGATCGATTCGCTGCTGGGAGTTGGGGACTGCGACCGGTACATCGCAACCGGGTGGGGTTGTTGCTCGATCGGGGGATTGAATCGGACCTGCGCCTGCGCCAGTTGCAAGCTGCAGACGCAGCTCGGGCAACTTTGGGGCTGGATATCGCGGCTTGGACCTTGACCGATGCTCCCTTGGAGGTGGAATTGCGCACCTCGGAAATGGGGGCAAGTTGGGGTACGATCGGCAACCCCGATAGTTTGCTGCGCGGGGCGTCCAAGCTGATTCGGGAGGCAAAAGCGGAGGCGATCGCGGTGGTTGCTCGGTTTCCCGATGACGCCGATAGCCCCCAGTTGCAACAGTACCGTTACGGGGGTGGCACGGACCCGATCGCTGGCGCCGAGGCAGTCATATCCCACCTAGTAGTCCGCACCTTTCACATTCCCTGCGCCCATTCCCCAGCTCTGGAACCCCTACCCTTAGATGCCAAAGTCTCTCCCAGAGCCGCTGCTGAAGAACTGGGCTATACCTTTTTACCCAGCGTCTTGGTGGGTTTGAGCAGGGCCCCCCAGTTCATCACCAACTCCCTTGGTCCGGGACAACCAGGAGACATTTGGGCGGAGGAAGTGGATGCGGTGGTTATCCCCAGTAACGCTGCTGGTGGGAGCGCCCTCCTCAGTTTTAGCCGGTTGCCCGCTGCCCAAATTATCGCCGTAGGTGATAATCAAACTCAAGTGCCAGTATCCCCAGAAGAGTTGGGAATCAATGTTTTGCGGGTAAACTCTTATTTGGAGGCATTAGGGGTGTTGGTGGCGCATCGAGCCGGAATTAGTCCCAGTGCCCTGGTCCCCCAGATTCCCTCGTTACCCTATCTCTAG
- the infB gene encoding translation initiation factor IF-2, producing MSTLEFGTIHPKAIAHPTSSREGAPPEGGCMNQGKVRIYELSRELNLDNKDILAICEQLNIAVKSHSSTIAEDEAERIRAYSDKYIASHEVAVASGLGKDKAPKSASVESPGDGGKKKLEIRKYQARSPFESADSTPAEKSDSDWESDATVLLDQPLNQQAISSMNQTYSRPLHPSQNYPLADPTPSQEAAAAPTVTDSPVATNPTMEQPPELAVSDDPAAQPMTQSPAPKAPKPPRNVVEHQPKLKSPPVRPAEPTAPEKSETQPSVRPILKGQKTEVSAPVSANNGGTVKVASGEKPSKQKVRSSAAPRSDATDTAVVAPPSRSIPELQRPRRGPASDTARRSLDPASTDSEGGVLDSLADDSTALGVDELQRPVHPKSTKKLKKQKDKSDKDDDLELAEKTAKGLAKSKRRLKPFQEEDEDDLDGGLDGLLGNAQLSLSIARPPKPKPSPTTPTPGKAGGLSGAPGPTQGKGKKPGHTGDGNLSSRESRRQRREQAEKKQRPERLAISEAMTVRDLAERLGIAETEIVKTLFFKGIAVNITQTLDLETATMVAGEFGVEVFSAETESEAKKVREFLDEGDLENLQLRPPVVTIMGHVDHGKTTLLDAIRNTKVAQGEAGGITQHIGAYHVDVLHKGKTSQVVFLDTPGHEAFTAMRARGARVTDIAILVVAADDGVQPQTREAVSHAKAAGVPIVVAINKIDKESAQPDRVKQELAELGLLAEEWGGDTIMVPVSAIKGQNLDTLLEMILLVAELEELSANPNRSAVGTVIEAHLDKAKGPVASLLVQNGTLQVGDILVAGSAMGKVRAMTDDRGQRVEMATPSFAVEVLGLGDVPAAGDEFEVFENEKEARAVADARAELKRESRLLQTMGSRRISLNSLSAQAQEGQLKELNLILKADVQGSVEAILQALKQLPQNEVQVRILLAAPGEVTETDVDLAAASKAVIVGFSTTLASGARQAADRVGVDVRDYDIIYNLLDDIRGAMEGLLEPELVEEALGQAQVRAVFQIGKGAVAGCYVQNGKMLRNCKVRILRDGNLIHEGILDSLKRMKEDVREVSSGYECGIGLDNFHAWQEGDIIEAFRMATKRRTLSS from the coding sequence ATGTCAACTTTGGAGTTTGGCACCATTCATCCAAAAGCGATCGCGCATCCTACCTCCAGCCGAGAGGGGGCACCGCCGGAAGGAGGTTGTATGAACCAAGGCAAAGTTAGAATCTACGAGCTATCACGGGAATTGAATTTGGATAATAAGGATATACTGGCAATCTGCGAACAGCTCAATATTGCAGTTAAGAGCCATAGCAGCACGATCGCAGAGGATGAGGCAGAGCGAATTCGCGCCTACTCAGACAAATATATTGCCAGTCACGAAGTCGCGGTAGCTTCCGGCTTAGGAAAAGACAAAGCCCCCAAATCTGCATCTGTGGAATCCCCTGGGGATGGTGGCAAGAAGAAGCTGGAAATTCGCAAGTACCAAGCTCGTTCCCCGTTCGAGTCTGCTGATAGTACCCCAGCGGAAAAATCAGACTCAGACTGGGAATCAGATGCCACTGTGTTGCTGGATCAGCCGCTCAATCAGCAGGCAATTTCTTCTATGAATCAGACTTATTCACGACCATTACACCCCAGTCAAAACTATCCCCTTGCCGACCCAACTCCGTCGCAAGAGGCCGCCGCCGCTCCCACGGTTACGGACTCCCCTGTTGCAACGAACCCTACTATGGAACAGCCACCAGAGTTAGCAGTCTCGGACGATCCAGCCGCTCAACCCATGACCCAGAGTCCGGCTCCTAAAGCGCCAAAACCACCCCGGAATGTGGTAGAGCATCAGCCAAAACTCAAGTCACCGCCAGTTAGACCAGCGGAGCCTACCGCACCAGAAAAATCAGAAACCCAGCCGTCAGTACGTCCGATTCTTAAAGGGCAAAAGACGGAAGTCAGCGCCCCTGTCAGTGCTAATAACGGTGGTACTGTCAAGGTCGCCAGTGGGGAAAAACCTTCTAAACAAAAGGTCCGCTCTAGTGCCGCCCCCCGGTCAGATGCAACCGATACGGCTGTTGTTGCACCCCCATCCCGCTCCATCCCAGAGCTACAGCGCCCCCGTCGCGGCCCCGCCTCTGACACGGCGCGGCGCTCCTTGGATCCAGCGTCAACCGATTCTGAGGGAGGCGTTTTAGACTCCCTCGCTGATGATTCCACTGCCCTGGGTGTGGATGAACTCCAACGCCCGGTCCATCCTAAGTCCACTAAGAAGCTGAAAAAGCAAAAAGACAAGTCGGACAAAGATGATGATTTGGAATTGGCAGAAAAAACCGCTAAAGGATTAGCCAAGTCCAAACGCCGCCTCAAACCATTTCAAGAAGAGGATGAGGATGATTTGGATGGGGGTTTGGATGGGCTATTGGGCAATGCTCAGCTCAGCCTTTCGATCGCCCGCCCGCCCAAGCCCAAGCCTTCTCCCACTACTCCCACTCCTGGTAAGGCGGGCGGACTTTCTGGCGCCCCTGGTCCAACCCAAGGTAAGGGGAAAAAACCCGGCCACACAGGGGATGGTAATCTCAGCTCTAGGGAATCTCGCCGCCAGCGTCGCGAACAAGCAGAGAAAAAACAGCGCCCCGAACGGTTGGCGATCAGTGAGGCAATGACGGTGCGAGATTTAGCCGAACGCTTGGGCATCGCCGAAACTGAAATCGTCAAAACCTTGTTCTTTAAAGGGATTGCGGTCAACATCACCCAAACTCTTGACCTGGAAACCGCGACGATGGTGGCAGGGGAATTTGGAGTGGAAGTCTTCTCGGCTGAAACGGAATCTGAAGCCAAGAAAGTCCGGGAGTTCCTGGATGAAGGGGATTTGGAAAACCTCCAACTCCGTCCTCCGGTAGTCACAATTATGGGTCACGTGGACCACGGTAAAACTACCCTCCTCGATGCCATTAGAAATACGAAAGTGGCACAAGGAGAAGCCGGGGGCATTACCCAGCATATTGGTGCTTACCATGTGGATGTACTCCACAAGGGCAAAACTTCCCAAGTGGTATTTCTCGACACCCCCGGTCACGAGGCTTTTACCGCCATGCGGGCTCGTGGCGCACGGGTGACGGATATCGCGATTTTGGTGGTGGCGGCTGATGATGGTGTGCAACCCCAAACCAGAGAAGCTGTTAGCCACGCTAAGGCGGCTGGGGTCCCAATTGTGGTGGCCATCAACAAAATTGATAAGGAATCGGCGCAGCCCGATCGGGTGAAGCAAGAATTAGCCGAACTCGGTCTCTTGGCAGAAGAATGGGGCGGCGATACGATTATGGTGCCCGTGAGCGCCATTAAAGGTCAAAACCTCGATACCCTCCTGGAAATGATCCTCCTAGTGGCGGAACTTGAAGAACTCTCCGCCAACCCAAACCGTAGCGCCGTGGGTACGGTGATTGAAGCTCATCTCGATAAAGCTAAAGGTCCTGTGGCCAGTCTGCTGGTGCAAAATGGCACCCTCCAGGTCGGCGATATTTTGGTCGCCGGTTCGGCTATGGGTAAGGTGCGGGCGATGACGGACGATCGGGGACAGCGTGTGGAAATGGCTACTCCCTCTTTCGCCGTGGAAGTCCTCGGTTTAGGAGACGTACCCGCCGCCGGAGATGAGTTTGAAGTGTTTGAGAATGAGAAAGAAGCCCGCGCCGTGGCTGACGCCCGCGCCGAGCTGAAGCGGGAATCCCGCCTGCTGCAGACTATGGGCTCTCGTCGCATTTCTCTCAACTCTCTATCAGCTCAGGCTCAAGAGGGTCAACTCAAGGAACTCAATCTCATCCTCAAAGCCGACGTGCAAGGCTCTGTGGAAGCTATCCTCCAAGCTCTCAAGCAGTTGCCCCAAAATGAGGTCCAGGTACGGATTCTCTTGGCCGCTCCTGGGGAAGTCACGGAAACTGATGTGGATTTGGCCGCCGCCAGTAAAGCTGTCATTGTCGGTTTCAGCACAACTCTGGCCTCCGGGGCTCGCCAAGCCGCCGATCGGGTCGGGGTCGATGTGCGCGACTATGACATCATCTACAACCTCCTTGATGACATCCGGGGCGCAATGGAGGGACTCCTAGAGCCCGAATTAGTCGAGGAAGCCTTGGGCCAAGCTCAGGTCCGCGCCGTATTCCAAATCGGCAAGGGAGCTGTTGCTGGCTGCTACGTTCAAAATGGCAAGATGCTCCGCAACTGCAAGGTGCGCATCCTTCGCGATGGCAATCTCATCCACGAAGGTATCCTCGATTCCCTCAAGCGGATGAAGGAAGACGTCCGCGAAGTCAGCAGCGGTTATGAATGCGGTATCGGCTTGGATAATTTTCACGCATGGCAAGAAGGTGATATTATCGAAGCCTTCCGTATGGCGACTAAGCGTCGGACCCTCTCTTCTTAA
- a CDS encoding 2Fe-2S iron-sulfur cluster-binding protein, whose amino-acid sequence MAKTYTVEIHHQGSTHTLQVPEDKIILDVALEAGLDLPSSCRAGVCTTCAAQIIGSGSVEQSDGMGLGPELQGEGYVLLCVAYPRSDLKLETEKEDAVYHRQFKSPDR is encoded by the coding sequence ATGGCGAAAACTTATACAGTAGAAATTCATCACCAAGGCAGCACCCACACATTGCAGGTGCCGGAAGATAAAATCATCCTCGATGTGGCACTGGAGGCGGGGCTAGACCTGCCCAGTTCCTGTCGGGCGGGGGTTTGCACCACCTGCGCGGCTCAAATTATCGGGTCCGGGAGCGTGGAACAAAGCGATGGCATGGGTTTGGGGCCGGAACTGCAAGGGGAAGGCTATGTGCTGCTGTGCGTGGCTTATCCGAGGTCGGATTTGAAGCTGGAAACGGAAAAGGAAGACGCGGTTTACCACCGGCAGTTTAAGTCACCGGATAGATAG
- a CDS encoding YtxH domain-containing protein encodes MSKKFYGSFTLGMLVGGAIGTVAGMWVSPRHRAKARVLLKKSAEALPELAEDLSSSVQLEAHRLSGTAWHHWEQTLGRWREAIAVGIEATQQELQNLNHIETETETETAASSAPEEE; translated from the coding sequence ATGTCCAAAAAGTTTTACGGATCCTTTACCCTAGGAATGCTGGTGGGAGGGGCGATTGGCACCGTCGCTGGTATGTGGGTATCTCCCCGCCACCGTGCTAAAGCGCGGGTGTTGCTGAAGAAATCAGCCGAAGCACTGCCAGAATTGGCAGAAGACCTGAGCAGCAGCGTTCAATTGGAAGCTCACCGACTATCGGGGACCGCATGGCATCACTGGGAGCAAACCCTGGGACGATGGCGCGAGGCGATCGCCGTCGGAATTGAAGCCACGCAGCAGGAACTGCAAAACTTAAACCACATTGAAACCGAAACCGAAACCGAAACCGCTGCTTCCTCAGCACCAGAAGAAGAATAA
- a CDS encoding YlxR family protein yields MGQIHHNQHGARHTAALLVGGKSALTTQLMKPNYRRCVSCRQVAPKEAFWRVVRIHPGHQVQLDAGMGRSAYLCPQATCLKAAQKKNRLGQALRAAVPLELYQSLWQRLSPAPFADPQCPK; encoded by the coding sequence GTGGGTCAGATCCACCACAACCAGCACGGAGCCAGACATACTGCTGCTTTGTTAGTGGGTGGCAAATCAGCCCTAACTACCCAGCTTATGAAACCTAATTATCGCCGTTGTGTCAGTTGTCGCCAAGTAGCTCCCAAAGAAGCGTTCTGGCGGGTTGTTCGCATCCACCCCGGACATCAGGTACAATTAGATGCAGGGATGGGGCGATCGGCCTATCTTTGTCCCCAAGCGACTTGCCTTAAAGCCGCTCAAAAGAAAAACCGGCTGGGGCAAGCCCTCAGAGCGGCTGTACCCCTAGAACTGTACCAAAGCCTCTGGCAGAGGTTATCCCCTGCCCCCTTTGCAGATCCACAGTGCCCCAAATAG
- a CDS encoding AAA family ATPase, with protein sequence MNQKLTLKQFGPISDIQLDVKDIMIFIGSQASGKSTISKAVFFFKSLRDDLTGHLYQCYTQKQFDTSVANFAKRAKQKFIKMYGSVLQFPEMELKYEYGRGMEVTVRPSEDNRYTTIEFNLEFRQKFRELMEKAERLNDELQQRPLRFSSSREITAIKAKESAFFEELTFEVNQLFNDNRDILFLPAGRSLITTLSQQRYNIDMGDDWGSDSDWEADGLIKLDHLMQNFINRIDEAKRILLNQEIGYLIQSRIHANPEIEITVRLAQKLVESILKGSYRYQNGTDWIDFGDGKSTLINFASSGQQEVVWILQLIMLLILERRPVFLVIEEPEAHLFPVAQKQIIDLIALLANQGENQIFLTTHSPYILSSFNNLLYAQNLGMTKPESVSQVVERSLWIDADRLDAYILEQGQAVSIVDREMRLMESAKIDEASDVIIDTFNQLFELEDEA encoded by the coding sequence ATGAATCAAAAATTAACGCTTAAGCAATTTGGGCCAATTTCCGATATCCAGCTTGATGTCAAGGATATTATGATATTCATTGGCTCCCAAGCCAGTGGCAAAAGTACAATTAGCAAAGCTGTATTTTTTTTCAAATCTTTAAGGGACGATTTGACCGGGCACCTATATCAGTGCTACACCCAGAAACAATTTGATACTTCAGTAGCCAATTTTGCCAAGCGAGCCAAGCAGAAATTTATCAAAATGTATGGGTCTGTCTTGCAATTTCCTGAGATGGAGCTAAAATATGAATATGGAAGAGGCATGGAAGTTACCGTGCGTCCGTCTGAAGATAATCGTTACACAACCATAGAGTTCAATCTGGAGTTTCGGCAAAAATTCCGCGAGCTGATGGAAAAGGCTGAGCGGCTAAACGATGAATTGCAGCAACGACCGTTAAGATTTTCTTCTTCTCGTGAAATTACGGCAATTAAAGCCAAAGAATCTGCGTTTTTTGAAGAACTTACTTTTGAAGTCAATCAGCTATTTAATGACAACAGAGATATTTTATTTTTACCGGCTGGGCGGAGCTTAATTACGACTCTATCGCAGCAACGCTATAATATTGATATGGGCGATGATTGGGGTAGTGACAGTGATTGGGAAGCAGATGGCTTAATTAAGTTAGACCATCTGATGCAGAATTTTATTAATCGAATTGATGAAGCAAAACGCATTTTATTAAATCAGGAAATTGGTTATTTGATTCAAAGTAGGATTCATGCTAATCCTGAAATTGAGATTACAGTGAGGTTGGCTCAAAAATTAGTAGAATCAATTTTAAAAGGTTCTTATCGCTACCAGAATGGAACTGACTGGATTGATTTTGGTGATGGCAAAAGCACTTTAATCAACTTTGCTTCATCGGGACAGCAAGAGGTAGTTTGGATTTTACAGCTCATTATGCTGCTAATCCTGGAGCGACGCCCAGTATTTTTGGTGATTGAAGAACCAGAAGCCCACCTTTTTCCGGTGGCACAGAAACAAATAATTGATTTGATTGCGCTGCTGGCGAATCAAGGGGAAAATCAGATTTTTTTGACCACCCACAGTCCTTATATTCTCTCGTCATTTAATAATCTGCTCTACGCTCAAAACTTGGGAATGACTAAACCGGAGTCAGTATCGCAGGTGGTAGAGCGTAGCTTGTGGATTGATGCGGATAGGTTAGATGCTTACATCCTGGAACAAGGACAGGCTGTTTCTATAGTTGATAGAGAGATGCGGTTGATGGAATCAGCCAAGATAGATGAGGCTTCCGATGTAATTATTGATACATTTAATCAACTATTTGAACTGGAGGATGAAGCATGA
- a CDS encoding DUF3493 domain-containing protein has protein sequence MTNPTPRNQGKKISRTMEPEKYARLKAEAAAPYRGLRKFVYVVCGASGAIGAFVFLAQVLAGRDVGAALPNLTLQVGIVALMVFLYRLDKEKKRRS, from the coding sequence ATGACCAACCCTACACCCCGCAATCAAGGGAAAAAAATATCTAGGACTATGGAGCCGGAAAAGTATGCCCGGTTAAAAGCGGAGGCGGCGGCTCCTTATCGGGGTCTGCGCAAATTCGTGTATGTGGTTTGCGGGGCTTCCGGCGCGATCGGCGCTTTTGTCTTCTTGGCTCAGGTCCTGGCGGGGCGAGATGTGGGGGCGGCTCTCCCTAACCTCACCTTACAAGTAGGAATCGTCGCCCTCATGGTATTTCTATATCGGTTGGACAAGGAAAAAAAGCGGCGCTCTTGA
- the nusA gene encoding transcription termination factor NusA, whose translation MSMVNLPGLREMIESISEERNLPKHAVQAALREALLKGYERYRRTLNMDRLHFDDEFFDNFEVELDTEEEGFRILAQKTIVEEVVSPDHEIALKEVQEVAPEAQLRDTVVLDVTPNQKEFGRMAAIQTKQVLAQKLRDQQRKLVQEEFLDLEKTVLQARVLRFERQSTIVAVNSGFGQPEVEAELPKREQLPNDNYRVGATLKVFLKKVREGSHRGPQLLVSRADAGLVVYLFANEVPEIEDEVVRIVAVAREANPPSRHVGPRTKIAVDTLERDVDPVGACIGARGSRIQVVVNELRGEKIDVIRWSPDPSTYIANALSPAKVSEVRLVDPEALQAHVLVPEDQLSLAIGKEGQNVRLAARLTGWKIDIKDTAKYDYEVEMSNKKRISPVMDYEMDEDEEEPEDFEADFEPEEADFEPDLEESAASTGG comes from the coding sequence ATGTCAATGGTGAATTTACCCGGCCTGCGGGAGATGATCGAAAGTATATCCGAGGAGCGTAATTTACCCAAACATGCCGTGCAGGCGGCACTGAGGGAAGCATTGCTCAAAGGATATGAGCGCTACCGGCGGACGTTGAATATGGATCGTCTGCATTTTGATGACGAGTTTTTTGATAACTTTGAAGTGGAACTGGACACGGAAGAAGAGGGGTTTCGGATTTTAGCCCAAAAGACGATCGTCGAGGAGGTAGTCAGTCCTGACCACGAAATCGCCCTCAAAGAGGTTCAGGAAGTGGCACCAGAAGCCCAACTGCGGGACACAGTGGTGTTAGATGTGACCCCGAATCAGAAAGAATTCGGGCGGATGGCGGCGATCCAAACGAAACAGGTATTGGCGCAGAAGTTGCGAGACCAACAGCGGAAGCTGGTGCAAGAAGAATTTCTTGACCTGGAAAAAACTGTATTGCAAGCCAGAGTGTTGCGGTTTGAGCGTCAATCAACGATCGTGGCGGTTAACAGCGGTTTTGGCCAGCCGGAAGTAGAAGCCGAACTACCAAAGCGAGAACAACTACCCAACGATAACTATCGCGTTGGTGCGACCTTGAAAGTATTTTTGAAAAAGGTGCGCGAAGGGTCGCACCGGGGACCGCAGCTCCTAGTTTCCAGAGCCGATGCGGGTTTAGTGGTGTACCTTTTTGCCAACGAAGTCCCAGAAATTGAAGATGAGGTAGTGCGGATCGTGGCGGTGGCGCGGGAAGCAAATCCCCCATCGCGCCACGTCGGTCCGCGAACCAAAATCGCTGTGGATACTTTGGAGCGAGATGTAGATCCCGTGGGAGCTTGTATCGGCGCACGGGGATCGCGGATTCAAGTGGTGGTGAATGAATTACGGGGAGAAAAAATCGACGTGATTCGGTGGTCGCCAGACCCTTCGACTTATATTGCCAATGCTCTGAGTCCGGCCAAAGTTTCTGAGGTGCGCCTGGTGGACCCGGAAGCATTGCAAGCCCACGTGTTGGTGCCGGAAGACCAGTTAAGCTTGGCGATCGGCAAAGAAGGGCAAAACGTCCGGCTGGCAGCGCGCTTGACGGGCTGGAAAATCGATATCAAAGATACAGCTAAGTACGATTACGAAGTGGAAATGAGCAACAAAAAGCGGATATCACCAGTGATGGACTATGAAATGGACGAAGACGAAGAAGAGCCAGAAGATTTCGAGGCAGATTTCGAGCCAGAGGAGGCAGATTTCGAGCCAGATTTAGAAGAGTCCGCCGCCAGTACCGGAGGCTGA
- a CDS encoding DUF948 domain-containing protein, with protein sequence MCASIIMLLLAALPTLQSIARAARSVEKLADTLAREFPPTLEAIRLTGMEISDLTDNVSEGVQSASQVVKQVDRTIGSAKKQTKKAIVTTSSILTGIKAGWRVLQGKTPGRGEGLTGRRGDQGLPASQRKSLEMRDRANSEPSHYPALEETPPDSPESGLMRSETPPMFPQDVGGIHKLPPSNSTSDSPAIPPDFPHPS encoded by the coding sequence GTGTGCGCCAGTATCATTATGCTGCTGCTCGCGGCTCTGCCTACTTTACAATCGATCGCCCGAGCGGCTCGCAGCGTAGAGAAACTGGCAGATACCCTAGCGCGAGAATTTCCCCCCACCTTAGAAGCCATTCGCCTTACCGGGATGGAAATTAGCGACCTCACCGATAATGTGAGTGAAGGAGTGCAAAGCGCCAGTCAAGTGGTGAAGCAGGTAGATAGAACCATTGGCAGCGCCAAAAAGCAAACCAAAAAAGCCATTGTTACCACCTCGAGCATCTTAACCGGGATTAAAGCCGGTTGGAGAGTTTTGCAGGGAAAGACCCCCGGACGTGGGGAGGGGTTGACGGGGAGACGGGGAGACCAGGGACTACCAGCTTCACAAAGAAAATCCTTAGAAATGCGCGATCGAGCCAACTCGGAACCCAGCCACTATCCTGCACTAGAAGAAACACCGCCAGATAGTCCAGAATCAGGCTTAATGAGGAGTGAGACCCCCCCGATGTTTCCCCAAGATGTGGGGGGAATTCATAAATTGCCCCCTAGCAATTCCACCTCTGACAGTCCCGCAATCCCCCCAGATTTTCCCCACCCATCATAA
- the rimP gene encoding ribosome maturation factor RimP, giving the protein MTHPAIPKIIELASPVASSLGLELVGAVFQTNYKPPILRFDIRNPISDTSLDDCEKMSRAMESILEDSELLPDAYVLEISSPGISSVLSTDKEFASFKGFAVMVETSAPYEGHRQWHGKLLSRDETAVYLNQKGRRVAIPRSLVAKVQLDDRAAD; this is encoded by the coding sequence ATGACTCATCCCGCAATCCCGAAAATTATCGAACTGGCTTCTCCAGTAGCCTCCTCCCTGGGATTAGAGCTAGTGGGGGCGGTATTTCAAACCAACTACAAACCACCCATCCTGCGCTTCGATATCCGCAATCCCATCTCAGATACCAGTTTGGATGACTGCGAAAAGATGAGCAGGGCGATGGAAAGTATCTTGGAGGATTCGGAGCTGCTCCCAGATGCTTACGTGCTGGAGATTTCCAGCCCCGGTATATCTTCGGTGCTAAGTACAGATAAGGAGTTTGCCTCTTTCAAGGGGTTTGCCGTGATGGTGGAAACATCGGCGCCTTACGAAGGACATCGCCAGTGGCATGGCAAACTGCTGTCCCGGGATGAAACGGCGGTTTATCTGAACCAAAAAGGGCGCCGGGTGGCCATACCCCGTTCCTTAGTGGCGAAAGTGCAACTGGACGATCGGGCCGCCGACTGA
- a CDS encoding chlorophyll a/b-binding protein, producing MENKQTKFGFTAFAETWNGRLAMLGFAIGLATELMTGHGILSQIGLM from the coding sequence ATGGAAAACAAGCAAACCAAATTCGGCTTTACCGCGTTTGCGGAAACCTGGAACGGTCGTCTGGCGATGCTGGGCTTCGCGATCGGCCTCGCTACTGAGCTGATGACTGGCCACGGTATTCTGTCTCAAATCGGTCTGATGTAA